One Chionomys nivalis chromosome 15, mChiNiv1.1, whole genome shotgun sequence genomic window, AATGTCTGGAATCTATATTTAacaacatatgcatatatatgacatgaaagcagaaggtgACCATCTTCAAGGAGGAAAGACACCAGTAAGGCAGGGTAGAAGAATAGAGTATGAATCTGGTAGGAGGAATACAAACACAGTTTAAGATTTATATGAATGCAAATGgcataatgaaacccatttcaTTGTAGGATAACTGAAAAATGaattacaaatttaaatatatagtaaTAGAATGTTTTGAACAATTTCACACTGAAAAATCTGAAAACCTAGACTAAATGAACagatttcattaaagaaaaaaaaaacttgccaaatgttacacaagaagaaatgaagtTTTGAATAGTCTTTTCATCTGTTGCAAAACTAAACTCAGTGTCAAAATGAACTAAAAACCCAGACAGTTCTGCTGGAAAGTTCAGCACGAAaacttaaaagggaaaaaactattGGTTAACAGCAAGAGCATATATAACTAGCTGTAGGGTCTTACCAAAGAGACACTCCTAAGTTAGTAGATTTATCTCGGACTCCTAGGGATGTGTCAGTACTTGAGAAGGCATGCCTATAATTCCTACAATaacagaagaatgcaaataaaacaaGCAGTCCACCATCTTGGTAACTATTAGGGGAAACATTTGGCCTATCATTCACTGAAAATTAAGATGAAAGTTTTCAgaaagtcaaaaataaatattccacaaatTACAACTACCAGAGAATTTAAAAACTCACTCAGAATACTATGGATCTACAGGAACAGACAAAGGACCATCGGTGTCCCAAAATAAAACCTGCAGAAAACATGTCACCGCTGACACCCGCTGAGTCCGGACGGTGAGGACCAGACAGAAGTAGTGCAAGTAGCATACTTTTAGCTTTAGCTATCACGGTTTTATTCTAAGAAGAATGTTTCCACAAGTTCCTCACTGAactaaaaattgattttaatacTAAAGCACCAGACATGCCTGGTGGTGGTGCCCTGCACCTTTAAGCCccgcacttggaaggcagaggcaggcaaagctctatgagttcgagcccagcctggtctacagagcaagttcccagacagccgagggctacacaaagaaaccctgtctcaaaaaacaaaaagagcaccAGCGCGATATACTTGATATAAGTAAAGATTCTATTAATTCTTAATTACTTTTGGTTCTCTGCAAATTTGGAGATCATAAGGACATTCTGTCCATATGCCACTAGTAAGTCTGGAAAACACATCCTGGAACTGAACCACCTTCATTAAGCAGGTCATATAAATCTGATCTATAGCACTGCTAAAAGCAGAGTCCAGGAGGAAAGCCTCTAAGTTTGCCCACAGCCGTCATGGCACTGGAGTAAGATAGAAGGAGATACGGGCACACACTCTTGCATTTTCTTCTCTGGAATAGAGCAAATCAGCTCCAGGGCCACGGGCCGGCATCTTCACTAAATCTGAACCATTTGTTTTCAACTTCATCTTCACTCTCAGGAACAGGGAAGTCAATCCTCACCCTAAAGAAACAGCAGCAACGCATTCACATTTTAATAAACACGTGTTGAATTGAAGCCGGTCCAGGAATTCCAATAGGCTGTCTGTCCTCACTGGAACTGAGCCTTGTCCAAATCTCTTGTGTGGACACCGGACCTATTGATACACGTGGGTACTTCCTGTGTGCACTGGGTGAGTTCTAAAAGTTCTCTCAAATGTCACCTATGGAGGGGACGGCTTCTCACTGTTTGGTCGGAAAACTGGATAAAAAGCCATCCAATTCAAGATTACAGACCCATATCTCTGATATAACTTCTAAACAAAATCTTAccgaaagaatagaaaaatataacacagaaaataatatatcGTGATCAAATTAATCCAAGGACAAAAAACTCAATTGTcacttgggtgctgggagtaAGAACAGGTGGGAATGGTCAGAGAAAGTTGTAAGGGGATTTTGAAAATGATGGATATGTTTGCAGTCTTGATTTTGATTAATGCATGGTTCACTttaagtgtgtgtggtttgtcATACACCAACTATATCATTAAAAGCTCCTTTAGAAAACATTGCCTTTGAGTAGTTAGGAGAATGAAGTGCAAACAGCGTATTTTGTTCTTACATTTATAAATTCACACAGCGTTTCAATGACttaggggttaagaacacttttGCAGAGGGTCAGGGTTcggttctcagcaaccacatggtaactcacaaccatttctaactccagttccagaggatctgatgtcttctgacCACCGCAGGCACCAGATAAGCACATGGCGCATGTGCGTCATGCAGGCAAATCACCAATACACATGTATTAACTacatcagtgtttttaaaaaatctctttgaaTGGACTCGCTCGCTCTTAGAACTGCCTGACGTCTACGTAGGGCAGAAACCTGTTCGGGGGAAGACTCCGGCAGCGTCGAGGCGGTGAGAGAGGAGGGGCTGAGCAGAGACCGAGGGCCACGGGAAACACAGCTGACGGGTGCTGGCCAACAGCAGAAACAAGcccggggcgggggtggggggagcaggcaGCCCACTCCTAGGGCTCGTTCCTAGAGGGCAGGATGCCCTGAAGCCCGGTGAGTCTTCGCGCACAACCAAGATCGGTGTACACGTGGGAGGGAAAACGCAGAGACCAAGAGCGGGCATCGCGGGCAGCTCCAGCTCTGAGAGCCCcgtgcagctgtgtgtgtgtgggggggggagggggtggacaCAGAGGGCGGAGGTGCGGAGGGCGGGACCGCGCAACCCAGCTCCTCCCTCGGTGGAGCGGGCTGGGAACTTCGGCCCGCCTCTCCCGCGCCCTCCTCACCACCTGCCCGGCTGCCTGCAACGGTGTGTCCGTCCGCGATGGCGCTGCTCCGTTCCGCGGATCCTGCTTAACCTAAGCCACAACCCGCGGTGAGAGGACGGAACGGCGAGACCTCACGACTTCCCTCAATCCTCCGTGCAGCCAAGATTGCTAGGCCCAAGGCTGCCAGCGGGGCGAGGCGGGCGTGCCGTGGAGGCGGAGCCTGACGAAGGGGAAGCCTGGGGAAGCGGAGGCGAGCGGGATGAAGGGGCGGGGCCTGAGGTGGGTGGAGCCTGGGGAAGCCGAGCTGAGGCGGGCGAGATGAAGGGGCGGAGCCTTGGGTGGGAGGAGCCTGGAGAAGCCGAGGCTGAGGCCAGCGGGACTAAGGGGCGGAGCCTGGGGTGGGTGGAACCCCGGGAGGGGGCAGCCAAAGTTTTGAGGAGGGCGGAGCCAAGAGGAGCCTAAGGTGGGTGGAGCCTGGAACAACCAGAGGCGTGAGACGGGCGGAACCTAAAGTGGGTGGAGCCCAAAGTAGGCGGAGCCCGGAGCCTGAGAGTAGCGGAGGAGGTTAGGGCTGCGGACTGCCGCCCACCCGACGGGGGCGGGGcttgtgttccttttcccagcGCGCACCGCGCTGCGGGGTCTCACGCGCGCTTTTTACCTCTCCAGTCAGCGTTTGTACGCAAGTGGAAGCTTACGAAGTGGGGGGTGTGACCTTTTCTCAGCCCCGTCGTCGTAGTTAGGTGCTTGAACATCCTCAGAAAAGTCAGGTTTCTTCTCACCGCTCCCTAGGACATTTTGTGTTGCAAATTGCTCAGATGGGGTAAGAGGGACTAATGCACAGAAACGTGCAGAAAATAACTGCAGGCCAATCCGGGTGGGTCGCCTCGGGCCTGTCACTGCCTGGCATTTCAGAGCGTGCTGCTGACCccagtcagtacatgcagtaccCACTTAGCTCCCGAAAACCGTTTTCTGAAAAACTGAGACACCCAAACGCTTTTCCGAAACTTCATACTccagagacctgagtttgggCGCATCGTTACTGTAGAATTGTGAAGAGACAGTTGCCTCCTTTTGGTTCAGAaacaacagttaaaaaaaaattttttttctggaagtaaAAGTGGTAATAATAGTCAAAGAAGTTACCGCTCCCCGGAGACTAGGGATGCTAAGTTGACTTAAGTTTACCTTTGAAGAGAACATACCTATGAGAAAAAAGGAGTTTATGAGGATTCTTCTTATTTGAGAACATTCAAGTAGCTGATGAATGTTTTGAGGAAAACTGAGCTATGCTTCTGCTTCTGACCCTTCCATTTACAGCTAGAAACACCATAAAGTTTCCTTACAGAAACACAATAAATTATGTTAGTGTTCAACAGCATGTTGAACAGAATAGACCTTTTCATAAATACTGACTACTTGGAAAGGGCGGTTATTGTTGAGAGTTAGGTAGCTTGGAGCTTTTCCAAACAATTGCTTTTCCTGACGTCCTTGGAGCTTTCCCAAACAATTGTTTTTTCCTAATGTCCTCTCAGGCCATAAAGGCCAATAGCCCAGAAAGCATCAAGAGCACCGACTTGAGTCAGTTGATAGGGAGTATATGGAAACTTTCCCTATTTCTCATATCCTTCGATACATTCCAGAGAAGTCCAAAGACAAAATTATCCCGTGTGCACATGGACCAGGAATGTTACTGAAGGTTTCCCAGGCTCTATTTTTTTCACATAAAGTTTtcgttgattctttgagaatttcgtaTCATGCATCCCAATCCCGCTTATTTCCCGGTCCTTCCATATCCACCCTACACTCTTGTAGCTTCTCCCAccccaataaaattttaaaaataaaatgaaaacattgtgCTCCTCcgtctttcccacctctccatctTTGTCGTAGTAGCCTGGGAGCTGAGGCGAGTCACAAAGTCTACTCTTTGCCCAAACAGCTTgtcttgcaaatgttcattgcaatgagctGAACCAAGGGGTCTGATTCAAAGCCTCTGACTTCTGGTACACCATTGATAGTGGACCTTCACTGAAACTTCACTATTGTGCTGTTACCCCTAGTCATGGAGACCCTGTGGTTACGGCTCAGCAGAACCAGTCCCCTTGCCCACTCTAGCAGGTTATAGATGGGGTAGatattggggtgggccaactcaaagaCCTGGATATAGCTGGGTTGGCCATTCGGGCCTCCACCGAAAGCCGTGGGAGTGCTTAGGGTCAGGGTCAACATCTGAGGCCACTTCGCTGCCTGAGGGCCTGCTGCCATCGAGGCCACACCATTCTGAGTGGCCCGCACTGCCACCCAAGGCCATGCTAACATCAAGGTCCGAGTTGCAGCTGAGGGCCATGTGTGGGTCCATGGCTGTACTGCCGCTGGGGTCTATGTTGAGGTCCATGGCGTGTGATATCACCAAACGTCATGCCAATGCCTGGAACCTgcaccacctggggccatgttgatgtccaagGGCCGTGCTGTTGCTGAGGCCATACTAATCCGAatggcctgcactgccacctgagGCCGTGGTGACATCTGGGCAGgctctatttttaaataactgcCGGAAACAATCAGATCTCTTGACTGCTTCCAGAGCCTGGTGAGCCAAAATCTCAACACCTCCTGGGAGTTCAGCATCACAGGGTTAAGCTGCTTAAAAGCAGATGCCACTAGCAAAGTCTCTTTAAACCAGAAGATGTGCTCTGTAAGACCTTGGGCTCACTGATTTCTGAAGGAAGAGGTGTCTTGTCACTAAAGGACTGGTAACAAGGGGCAGTTGTGGCTATGCATTCTGGGAACAGCTCAGTTTGTACTGCCAAAAAGTCCTTCTGTGCCGATCAAGTTCAACAAAATGCCTAGCCTTGTAGTCAGAGCAAAGGTATGAATCTGAAACCAACTttacacactttttaaaattataattccaTAATTAACCTTATGAATTATGTTGTGTGTTGAAAAGTATATTACAATGTTTGGTGGGATAATTGTGGTTTTTAGGGCCATCTTTTTGGTCATGAGACTCTTCCAAtatgaattttcttctttccttctttgccaataaaagaaaaaagaaagcctgaaGTTCAGATTCATCTATTCCCATTTAAGTCTACATTAGCCATTAACAAAATGCACTTTAAAAATACTCTCCAGTGGATATCAaatcaaagttaaataaatatgtatgtgcatatatgtgtataaagcTTTGTAAAACTGAGCCAAAGGATGTTGTCATCTTATCATTAAGTAAGATAATTAGATAATGTCTGCTATGTGGACAGTTGGCTCTGTGCTTCATCAGCTGTTAGAGACAAGCCCTGTAAAGGGAAAAGTCCTTCAAAAACAAGCTGGGAATTAACTGTGTAAAAAGACAAAAGGACACATACATGTTATAATATCCCATTATTTGATACAATTAATATACACTAGtgagttatttttaaagatggagGGATTAAAACAGACTCTCCTATTTTAggtttataattaaaaatgtccTTAGCAGAATAATTAGTTTTCCATGTTGTTTTGTCTCCTGCTTGTTGTATAGTAGGTACAGTAGGTCAGAAGTATGGGTCAATCTTTTTCCAGTCCTTTGGAAatccatttatttttgcttgtatGGCATATTCATTGATGGAAATGACAAAGTAGTATCAAAAATTGTATTCAGGTAATTAATATCCATATTAAAATTCACTTGTCAATGTAGAGCTTCATTAGTTGTAAGGATTATGGCATAACCATTCATGCTTTCGGTGAAAACCCATCTTGATGGCTGCTATGTGGCAATGTAGGTGCTTGATTGGGAGACAAAACTTTTTGGAAAGAAATTGCACCTATAGGATTCATTGTGTATTTTTGGATTCGACTTTAATACACAGAACCCTCTCTGCTAATGCTTTCAGCTCTTCTTGATCTCACACTAGGAGAGACTAACTTAGCCCTTTAAGAATGAGGGACTGTACAGGGTGAGCATCAGAAACTGACAATTACTGACTGTAGGACAGTGTGCCAACAATTGCTCAGGCAGTAAGTCGGCATGGTGGGGCTTGGACAGGAGGCTACAATGGCTAATTCTTCTTCACCACGTGACTGATACAAAGGCAATTGAATAACAGTACTCAAGCAGCCTAACTGtttgagaaaagatagtttgggatcattattattttagaatttttaaaatgatcccAGATTATTTTATCAGTGTTATAGTACAGCCTAGTGGACTCTTCACCAGTCTAGTATCCCCTTTCTGCTATAAGTGGGGGAGTTGTTCATTTATTGCCCTGACTTTCCCACAGGTAGAGCCCCGACCCTCTGGCTATAAGAGCAGGAGGAAGCCCGACTCCCTTCTTTAACCAAATGACTGTCTGGAACCCTTAGTTTCTGGTATTTTAAAGTAAACTATGACGTCGAGCATGGTGGTGCGTGGTTATTACTCCATCACTGAGAAAGCTGAATCAGGAGGGccacgagttcaaggtcagcatgggctaggtaacaagaccctgtctcaaacaaagtatTAGTAAACATGTATGTTTACTCCATAGGTTTATGTATAATCTGAACACATGTTCTTACtactttaaatgtttattttactcCATAATAGTAAGTTTGAGTATGTTCCAAAAGTTTAGCAAAATCATACTTTAAGCATCACAGTTCAGTGGTTTCTTACTCTCAGACTGTCATGACTTTTTCTCTTCAGTGATGTGCCTCTTCCTAGAGAGCCACTCATGTCTCTCACTAGGAATTTGATGGGCCTGCAGTTTTCCCTGTAGACCTGAAGCAAATCTCCCAGACATTGCCTACAGCTCCCACAAGGTCAGTCTCTTAAATCAGTGTGTCCTGTCTTCTGTTACACTACACTTGAAAAATAAGATTTCTAAGAAAAATCTTTATAGAATTAGGGGTAGGCTTTTCTTTTTAGTAAAGCATTGATGGATAGGGAGggtcagtggcagagcacttgcgtGGTAGGTTCAAGAccctgggatttttgttgttgtttcttttcattttggtttttcaagacagggtttctctgtaatcctggctgtcctggaactcgctttgtagaccaggctggccttgaactcagtgatctacttgcctctgcctcctgagtgatgggattaaagtcatgcactacTACCACCCAGATTGGTAAATAATTGATTCCCAGGATTGTTAAAAAAATATCATAAGGAACTTAGGTATGTTCATAACACTATATTTCTTTACTATAGGTTTACTGAAAATGGAGACTTACTCGGCTTCTTAGGAACCATTTCTCCTTGTGGGCAGTATTTGTCAGTGTCAGCCTTGAAGCCCATATCAAGCGATTCTGTTATTATTCTCCTTTCCATAAAATCTTCAGGTCATTGTTATGCTGTGGTTGTCTCTGAAAGAGGGCCTTACTTGGTAGTAAgtaaggctggccttgagatcttcctgtcttcgcctctggagtgctagaatCACATACTCCCCGACATATGTAAAGAGGGCATATCCTTTACATCATTCCACTCAGCTGCTAAAGTTTATGGGGGTACACCTATTAAAATACccttttaaggtaaatatttgaaACTTGGATtgttggagctggagaaatggctgagaagTTAAGAGTAcctgttactcttgcagaggatctggtgtGGTGCCTGTCTGTAATCCTAACAATTAGAAGGTGGACTTCGAAGgttaaggagttcaaggtcaccctcagctgcaGGGGAGTTAAAGACCAGTTTTCCTAAGGGTGAAGGGAGGGGCTTAGTAAACGATGTCATCCTGCCCAAGCTGGGAAGTGAGAGTTGAAACTTGAGTCATTTGGTCGGACCAAAGAAACCATCGTGAGGAGAACTCTGGAGCAGACAGCTTCAGGACTGAGTGCGCCTGGGCTGGCGGGGTAGTACTCCATCTCAGAGTACAGTCATTTCATCAACACCTGGGCTGGCGGGGTAGTACTTCACCTCAGAGTACAGGCATTTGATCAACAGCTGGGCTGGCGGCTCTGCACAGGGTTCACAGAGAACTGGAGGGGGTGAGTCATGGGCGCCTTGCTCTCCTAAGAACTCTTCTCTGGTGGGTGGAGAAAGGTTAGGAACATTGCCATAGGAAGCCCTCTCCACAGAAACATGACAGGAACAGGTGTCCCTGCTACCAAGCAACCTTGTCCCTTACCAGTATTCCCACACTACAGAATCTTCCACTCCCTTTAATCACTCCCTTTGTATGTGGGAGGGGGGAGGATTTTGACCACTGTGACATCTCTGTTACTTCGTTTGCCTCGTTTATTGAAATTTTGGTAGCTTTCTAATTGGCTTCTCTTTCCACTCTTGCCCCTTACAGAATATATCACCAAGGCATGGTGTTTCGAGATTGTTTCTTCATGCATGTGACTTAGATTGTTCCAACTGGACACAGGTCACCATCCTGTCCTCTACTCACTGGACATCTCTAAGCGGGGACCCCGGGGTGATAAACAGGATGGCTAGAGACTGTTTCAGTGGGGATACTATCAAAGATCAGGCTGGGGCAAGGACGCCTGTTCCTGTTTCATATTTCTGTGGAGAGGGAGTCCTGGGTGTCTTGGAACTGTTAggtctgtagactaggctgactaaAACTTAGAGgtaggtctgcctctgcctctcaagtgctgggattaaatacccAGCTGAGGGTATTTTAACTTCTTGACGTGTCCTTACTTAAACCCTAGAGAAAATGAGGATTCCTTCACATGGGGGATGTAGCTGGAACTTCCCATCTTCTGTTTCCCAGCGCTCACTCATGCGGCACCCACTCCACCTCTTGACTGTGCCTCAGGGTGTCTACCTACAGACCTTTCCCCAGATCACCTAAGAGCCTGACTCCTCTCTGACGCTTGACTAGTGAGACTTTAACCCCTTCCCCCCCTGACATTTTCTCCACAGCACTTCAGTCTAGAAGGCACATGTTTATGTTGCAGTCCAACTAGAAGGGACACAAGGAAGTCAAGAAGTCATTTGGGCCATAAAATCCCTTTCTGCTTCCACAGGCTTCTCCTTCCCACAAGGCCTGAAGCACCCACCATGGAGCTTACATGGTACTTAGCTGTACATAGAGTACTCATGGGGCTTCTGTGCCTATGTCCACACAGGTGTCACAGGAAGGCACTCTGGTGTTTGGGGGTGGAGGGATGTGGCTCTTTGGAGGCaagcaacaaaagcaaaaggGTTAATTAAggtttttactctttttcttgctttgtgtAAACTCTGAATATCATTCAGTTTGGATATTAAAACAGGAACTGGGAATGCCGGGATTTAAGCTAAGATCTTTAGCTTGAAAGGATGAAGACTTGAGAAAGGTATGACCAGAGGCAATGGGAttatgaaaattataaataagaGTAATATCACAAATAGCAGCCTGTTAAGTCTCGACGGCTCATATCTCAGTTCTCCGTCTTCCCACAACAGTTTCCTAGGGCTGTTTGGAACAGGTATCCCGTTAACTGCTTCCTGAACTAAGTGAGAATCCTCACTTCAGGAATTTTTAGAATTACTATAAATCAAAAACTAGTAGAGAGGATTTAGGAAAATGATTTTTTCCTCTTAAGCTGAGTGTTTACCTATCTGGTATAGCTTAAGAGTGGCTTGAATTACTTGGTAAATAGTCACACGCACCAGGAAAAACAGATTTCCAGATTTTTATTTCTGGAACTGTACACCAGGTATTAAAGtacaacaaatacaaaataatgctCAAAAAATCAGTGTTtatgtacaaatattaaaatcaatGCAACAATAGCAACTTCCTCTTGAACATTGGATACTAAAACTTGTTCTGATTGTCACTAATTTATCTCATACTCATAGGGTACTTATTTCAAACTGGGACAATTGGAATCACTGGTCATCTAAGAGGAATATTAATATCTACCATATTTAACAATAAAACTAATAGTTTCCCTCCTTTTAGTGAAAAAAttaggaactttttaaaaaacatagtaatgtcaatattttataaattatttcaatttcCATTCGTAGACAATGTGCTCTGAAACTCTGGGCAAACAAGCTCCTTGGTGGTCAGGTTTGTTAGTTTACATTCAAAGTTGAAATAGTTACTAGACTTTGGTTAAATTAAATAGTACTACTGTTCTATTAGGTCTGATGTTCTCAAATAGTTATGACCttcaatttcaaaaattaaaaaggaaacaattgCACAATTCTTTGACCTAATTGTACAGACTTTAGTAATTTTTAAACAGTATTCTACATCCTTCAAGTAAATTCAGCAGTTGACCGTGACAAGAGGAAAACTAAACATTTGAAAAGCTAGCATGAGCAAGGAGAAGCACAACTAACAAAAGTAAAGTATTGCTATAGTCACAGCACCAGTTACACTTCTGAATGAGTCCACGTCCTCCCCAGTTCCCTGGACACAAAGGATGGATCAGCCGACACTGCAACTGCTCACCAGGAATTTTTGGTTTGTTCATATGAAAATATTGCggcaaatgaaaaaaacaaagaatttatcACAGTTTGCTATAAGAATTGTGCTTAATGCGTGATAATAAAGGCATTGATTTTTCTTCATACAACTGCAAATCAGGTTTTACTTATGCTTTCAAACTCAATTCTTTTAATAAACAGTAACAAATTCTGTTAAGATGTTTAAAtggagacaaaaaaataaaatccagccgttgaaagaaaattcaataaataGCTATTTTACATGGATAAAGTCATAGTGGTACAATTTATGAATGTCACATCAAGCATGCACAAAAATGGTATTATACATGGCAGGAGTAGTCAGAAAATATTGAATTAGATCtaaaaagatatgaagaa contains:
- the Setd9 gene encoding LOW QUALITY PROTEIN: SET domain-containing protein 9 (The sequence of the model RefSeq protein was modified relative to this genomic sequence to represent the inferred CDS: inserted 3 bases in 2 codons; substituted 2 bases at 2 genomic stop codons), producing the protein METFPISHILRYIPEKSKDKIIPCAHGPGMLLKVSQALFLNNCRKQSDLLXLLPEPGEPKSQHLLGVQHHRVKLLKSRCHXQSLFKPEDVLCKTLGSLISEGRGVLSLKDWXQGAVVAMHSGNIGQKYGSIFFQSFGNPFIFACXGIFIDGNDKVVSKIVFR